A genome region from Lytechinus pictus isolate F3 Inbred chromosome 14, Lp3.0, whole genome shotgun sequence includes the following:
- the LOC129276385 gene encoding phosphatidylinositol 4,5-bisphosphate 3-kinase catalytic subunit alpha isoform-like, protein MAAKDSTPELIIARVISKRTEDMDITNHQRKKCIEEYKTTYVLKVCGCEEYLLDDNYPVSQYKYIRECLLKSKIPELMLMSKDTVLNSLPDVHLLVPSYMRRASTMPSNQTTTCVWEVDENLQVKINFATYVNVKELDKIYVRTGIYHGEESLCPIVSTEQVPWSNPRWNEWLTYDIKVNDIPRSARWCVSICSSEKRKGKKEGGFAIAWGNVNLFDFTNRLQMGNMRLYLWPPPKGNDDLLNPFGQTGPNPNKDAPCLELEFHRYPHSLIFPCYSQIQQFAFFVTKAQRREEINEDEIPPTEEELEQLEEILNRDRLHEMSVQEKELVWKLRLVCRDHPYSLPKLLSSVKWYSREDVAQLYVLLKDWPDMDAETALGLLDCSYADLGVRTEAVNCLDRMSDEQVSQYLLQLVQVLKYESYLDNPLARFLLKRSLYNQRIGHFFFWHLRSEMHKPSVSRRFGLMLEAYCRSLGPYLKLLVRQVEALDKLSKLTESLNERKDDTNRDRLKYLTEHMAQPDFFEALQEFPLPLNPSFSLGKLRVDKCKIMSSAKRPLWLEWENPDQMSLSMCEDLKIIFKRGDDLRQDMLTLQMIQIMDSIWQQHGLDLKMTPYRCLATGNMTGLIEVVRNSSNIYDIQHKAGIMSTLQLKSGVIHQWIKEKCKGSQYDAAIDTFTKSCAGYCVATFILGIGDRHSSNIMVSQQGQIFHIDFGHFLGHVKKKYGIKRERVPFVLTEDFLKVITKGNDISKSQEFKKFQELCCQAYLILRDHANLFISLFTLMLGTEIPELQSIDDVGYLHKTLAVGKTENEALEYFLKQLNDAHGGGWTTKMDWLCHALKHGI, encoded by the exons ATGGCTGCCAAAGACTCTACTCCAGAACTGATCATTGCCAGAGTGATCTCTAAGAGAACGGAGGACATGGACATAACCAATCATCAACGGAAGAAGTGCATAGAGGAATACAAGACTACCTATGTTCTCAAGGTGTGCGGGTGTGAGGAGTATCTACTTGATGATAATTATCCAGTGTCACAGTATAAG TATATCCGGGAGTGTCTGCTGAAGAGCAAGATTCCTGAACTGATGCTGATGTCCAAAGACACGGTCCTAAACAGTCTTCCGGACGTCCATCTTCTTGTACCATCGTACATGAGACGAGCATCTACCATGCCTTCCAATCAGACTACTACGTGTGTTTGGGAAGTGGATGAGAACTTACAGGTCAAGATCAACTTTGCTACCTATGTCAATGTAAAAGAACTAGACAAA ATATACGTGAGAACAGGGATTTATCATGGTGAAGAGTCCTTATGTCCAATAGTATCAACGGAGCAGGTCCCTTGGTCAAATCCTCGCTGGAATGAGTGGTTGACCTATGACATCAAGGTTAATGATATTCCTCGCAGTGCAAGGTGGTGTGTTTCAATCTGCTCATCAGAGAAGAGGAAAGGCAAAAAGGAG GGTGGGTTTGCGATAGCATGGGGCAACGTCAACCTGTTTGACTTCACCAACCGGCTGCAGATGGGTAACATGCGTCTCTACCTCTGGCCTCCACCTAAGGGCAATGATGACCTTCTCAATCCTTTTGGGCAGACTGGACCTAATCCTAACAAGGATGCACCGTGCTTGGAGCTAGAGTTTCACCGCTACCCTCATAGTCTTATCTTCCCCTGTTACTCCCAGATCCAGCAGTTTGCCTTCTTTGTCACCAAGGCTCAGAGAAGAGAAGAGATCAATGAAGATGAA ATACCTCCAACAGAAGAGGAGTTAGAACAGCTAGAAGAGATCTTGAATAGAGACAGACTTCATGAGATGTCAGTACAAGAGAAGGAACTTGTTTGGAAACTCAG ACTAGTATGCAGAGATCACCCTTACTCACTACCCAAGCTTCTTAGTTCTGTTAAATGGTATAGCAGAGAAGATGTAGCTCAG CTATATGTTCTCCTAAAGGACTGGCCTGACATGGATGCAGAGACTGCTCTAGGTCTCCTAGATTGTAGCTATGCTGATCTTGGTGTCAGGACGGAAGCAGTCAATTGTTTAGACCGTATGTCTGATGAACAGGTTTCACAGTACTTACTTCAACTTGTACAG gTTTTGAAGTATGAGTCTTACCTAGACAACCCTCTGGCCAGGTTTCTTCTCAAACGATCTCTCTACAACCAAAGGATTGGACATTTCTTCTTCTGGCATCTTAG ATCTGAGATGCACAAGCCGAGTGTTAGTAGACGGTTTGGTCTGATGTTGGAAGCCTACTGCAGGTCTCTTGGACCATACCTCAAGCTATTGGTCCGACAGGTGGAGGCTCTAGACAAACTATCTAAACTAACTGAATCACTGAATGAGAGAAAGGATGATACAAACAGG GATCGATTGAAATATCTCACAGAGCACATGGCTCAGCCAGACTTCTTTGAAGCTCTCCAGGAATTCCCATTGCCTTTGAATCCATCCTTTTCCCTGGGCAAGCTTAGAGTGGACAAGTGCAAGATCATGTCATCAGCAAAGCGCCCTCTATGGCTAGAATGGGAGAACCCTGATCAGATGTCTCTTTCCATGTGTGAAGATCTTAAGATTATCTTCAAGAGAGGGGATG ACCTGAGACAAGATATGTTAACACTTCAGATGATACAGATAATGGATTCAATATGGCAGCAGCATGGTTTAGACCTCAA GATGACGCCTTATCGTTGCCTAGCAACTGGTAACATGACCGGTTTGATTGAGGTTGTAAGGAATTCATCTAACATCTATGACATCCAGCATAAGGCTGGTATCATGAGTACATTACAGCTGAAGAGTGGTGTTATTCATCAGTGGATCAAGGAAAAGTGCAAAGGATCTCA ATATGATGCTGCTATTGATACATTCACCAAGTCATGTGCAGGATACTGTGTAGCTACCTTCATCTTAGGTATAGGAGATAGACATAGTAGTAATATCATGGTATCACAACAAGGACAG ATCTTCCATATAGACTTTGGTCATTTCCTTGGTCATGTCAAGAAGAAATATGGCATCAAAAGAGAGCGGGTGCCCTTTGTCCTAACAGAAGACTTCCTCAAGGTTATTACTAAAGGCAATGACATCTCAAAGAGTCAAGAGTTTAAGAA GTTCCAGGAGCTATGCTGTCAGGCCTACCTGATCCTCCGTGACCATGCCAATCTCTTCATCAGTCTCTTCACCCTAATGCTTGGTACTGAGATTCCTGAACTCCAATCTATTGATGATGTTGGCTATCTTCACAAGACGCTGGCTGTTGGTAAGACAGAGAATGAGGCCTTGGAGTACTTCTTGAAGCAGCTGAACGATGCGCATGGTGGAGGATGGACCACTAAGATGGACTGGCTGTGTCATGCACTTAAACATGGTATATGA